The Paraburkholderia dioscoreae DNA window GGGCGTGCCTCGCGAGCCGACGCCGTTCATGAGCGGCCTGCCGTTCAATCACTGCACGCACACTGCGCTCTCTCCGGCGGGCGACCTGTTCGTGTCGGACGGCTACGGCAATGCGCGCATTCACAAGTACACCCCCGACGGCAAGTTGATCAAATCATGGGGCGAGCCGGGTTGCGAGCCCGGCCAGTTCAACCTGCCGCACAACATTTCCTGCGACGAGGACGGTTGGCTCTACGTCGCCGATCGCGAGAATCACCGCATCCAGATCTTCGACAGCGACGGGCGCTTCGAGACCCAATGGCACAACCTGCATCGTCCGAATGGCATGTATATGCCGCGCGGCAAGTGTCCACTGTGTTACGTCGGCGAGACGGGCCCCATGTACGGTTTCAATCGCGGCGCGCCGAACCTCGGTCCGCGGCTGTCGATTCTGTCGAACAAGGGTGAGGTGCTGGTGCGGATTCAAAGCACGCCGTCTGCCGGTACGGCGCCGGGGCAATTTCTTTCGGTGCATGGCGTCGCGGTCGACTCGCACGGCGATATCTATGTGGGAGAAACGTCGTATACGTCGTGGCCGCTGTTGTTCCCCGACAAGCCGATGCCGACCACGCTGCGCAGTTTGCAGAAGTTTCAGAAGATCGCGCCGCAGACCGTAGCGCAATGACCCTTGCCGGTTCGAGATGAAATACAGGAGGCAGCGATGATCGTCGAGGAACGAATCTATGATTTGCGGCCGAACGGCGCGCGTGAGTTCGCGCAGCACTTCGAGCGCGAAGGCATTGCGATCCAGCGGCCGGTGCTGGGCAGGCTGATCGGCTATTTCTATACCGACATCGGTCCGCTGAATCAGGTGGTCCACCTGTGGGGCTACGAAGATCTTGAGGATCGCGCGCGCCGCCGCGCGATTCTGCTGGCCATGCCCGAATGGCAGGAGTATGTGCGCAAGAACATCCAGCCGTTGCTCGTGCGCATGCAGAACAAGATCCTGCTGCCCATGTCGTTCTCGCCGCCACTGCCGCCGCTGTGGCAACCCGAAGACGAGCATGCGCGACGTTGAGGGCGCGCGCGATGTCGCGCAGGCCGGCGCCGGCGCCGCCGCTGATGCTGACGCTGGAGCCCGAGCCGGAGCTGACACCGGACCCGACGCCGGCGCGCAAGGTGCCGCAGAACCAGTCCCGTTGAATGTCTCCCGGCTTGCCGAGGCGCTCGCGAGTGCACGTCTATGCGGCCGGCCATTGCAGGTGCTGCCATGCGTCGACGTGCCGCTCTCGTTCGAAGATGCAATGGCGGTGCAGCGCGAGGTCGGCCGTCGTCTGGGCGCCGCGGTGGCGGGCTGGAAAGCGGGCCTGATACCGGGTGTGCGCTTCACGTGCGCGGCTGTCTTTGCTGCGGACGTGCTAGAGAGCCCGGCCGTGTATCGGTTGCCCTGTGTGCCGTCGGAGGGCGAGGCCACGGCTTTCGTGGAAGGCGAAGTCGCGTTTTCCCTCGCACATGACCTGCCGCCGCGAGTACAACCGTATTCGAATGACGAGGTCGCGCACGCCGTGGACCGCTGCCACGCAGCGATAGAAATCGGCAATCCCCGCATGGTTCATTTCGACGCCGCGTCCTTGATGCATAAACTGGCCGACAGCATGGGCAACGGCGCGATCGTCTGGGGGGCGGGCACGAGTGGATGGCGCGCCATCGACTGGTCGGCTTTGCGCGTGCGCATGATGCTCGACGGCAAAACGGTCGTCGATCACGTAGACAGCGGCAAGGGCGCCGATCCGCTTGCCACGCTTGTCGCGCTGGCCAATGCGCGGAACCGCGAGCCGTTGCGCGCGGGGCAGGTCGTGATCACCGGAAACCGCACGGGCTTCAACGTCGCGAGAACGGGAACCCGCATTCATGTCGCGATCGGCGGGCTCGGCGAGGTGAGTGTGCAACTCGTGTAGGGTTTGCGTACCGTCA harbors:
- a CDS encoding 2-keto-4-pentenoate hydratase, producing the protein MRDVEGARDVAQAGAGAAADADAGARAGADTGPDAGAQGAAEPVPLNVSRLAEALASARLCGRPLQVLPCVDVPLSFEDAMAVQREVGRRLGAAVAGWKAGLIPGVRFTCAAVFAADVLESPAVYRLPCVPSEGEATAFVEGEVAFSLAHDLPPRVQPYSNDEVAHAVDRCHAAIEIGNPRMVHFDAASLMHKLADSMGNGAIVWGAGTSGWRAIDWSALRVRMMLDGKTVVDHVDSGKGADPLATLVALANARNREPLRAGQVVITGNRTGFNVARTGTRIHVAIGGLGEVSVQLV
- a CDS encoding NIPSNAP family protein, whose translation is MIVEERIYDLRPNGAREFAQHFEREGIAIQRPVLGRLIGYFYTDIGPLNQVVHLWGYEDLEDRARRRAILLAMPEWQEYVRKNIQPLLVRMQNKILLPMSFSPPLPPLWQPEDEHARR
- a CDS encoding peptidyl-alpha-hydroxyglycine alpha-amidating lyase family protein, whose amino-acid sequence is MATIVGSGEFTYQTVDGWAQLPDGWKMGEVAAVGVDRHDNVYVFNRGEHPMIVFDREGQFLRSWGEGFYARPHGVHMGPDDTIYLTDDGASAVYKCDLYGKTLMTVGVPREPTPFMSGLPFNHCTHTALSPAGDLFVSDGYGNARIHKYTPDGKLIKSWGEPGCEPGQFNLPHNISCDEDGWLYVADRENHRIQIFDSDGRFETQWHNLHRPNGMYMPRGKCPLCYVGETGPMYGFNRGAPNLGPRLSILSNKGEVLVRIQSTPSAGTAPGQFLSVHGVAVDSHGDIYVGETSYTSWPLLFPDKPMPTTLRSLQKFQKIAPQTVAQ